The following proteins are co-located in the Myroides profundi genome:
- a CDS encoding NADP-dependent isocitrate dehydrogenase: protein MTQKSKILYTFTDEAPMLATYSFLPIVQAFAKTASIDVETRDISLAGRILATFPEFLKEEQRIGDALAELGELAKTPEANIIKLPNISASIPQLNAAIKELQAHGYAVPNYTADAKTEEEKEIKAKYAKILGSAVNPVLREGNSDRRAPKAVKNYAKKHPHSMGAWSADSKTRVASMSEGDFYGSEKSVTIADNCKYKIEFVGTDGAIKLLKDYAPLLKGEIIDSSVLNVNKLKAFVSECKEEAKAKGILFSTHLKATMMKVSDPIIFGAVVEVYFKEVYAKYATLFAELGIIPNNGLGDLYAKLAGHAQEAEVKAAIDAAIANGPAIAMVNSDKGITNLHVPSDVIVDASMPAMIRTSGQMWNAEGKSQDTLAIIPDRCYAGVYQTVIEDCKANGAYNPTTMGSVPNVGLMAQKAEEYGSHDKTFQADTNGVIRVSDDKGNIFFEQNVEAGDIFRMCQTKDAPIQDWVKLAVNRSRLSDTPAIFWLDENRAHDREIIAKVNTYLKDHDTTGLDIRILNPVEATKVSVERIRQGLDTISVTGNVLRDYLTDLFPILEVGTSAKMLSIVPLMNGGGLFETGAGGSAPKHIEQFIEEGYLRWDSLGEFLALGASFEHLSQTQNNPKAMVLAETLDEATAKFLDNDKSPARRVGSIDNRGSHFYLAMYWAEALANQTKDAELQAKFAPIAKAMTEAEAKINEELIASQGKAQNIGGYYQSNVADTAKAMRPSATLNQIIDTI, encoded by the coding sequence ATGACACAAAAATCTAAAATCCTTTACACGTTTACAGACGAGGCTCCAATGTTAGCTACGTATTCGTTCTTACCTATTGTACAAGCATTTGCTAAAACAGCAAGTATAGATGTTGAAACAAGAGATATATCTTTAGCAGGACGTATTCTTGCAACCTTCCCTGAGTTCTTAAAAGAAGAGCAAAGAATCGGTGATGCATTAGCAGAATTAGGAGAATTAGCTAAGACCCCTGAAGCTAATATCATTAAACTTCCAAACATCTCTGCTTCTATTCCTCAGTTGAATGCTGCTATTAAAGAATTACAAGCTCATGGCTATGCAGTGCCTAACTATACTGCAGATGCTAAGACTGAAGAAGAAAAAGAGATTAAAGCTAAATATGCTAAAATCTTAGGTTCTGCTGTAAACCCTGTGTTACGTGAAGGAAATTCAGATCGTAGAGCTCCTAAAGCAGTTAAAAACTATGCTAAAAAACACCCACACTCAATGGGAGCATGGTCAGCTGATTCTAAAACAAGAGTAGCTTCTATGTCTGAAGGAGATTTTTATGGTAGTGAGAAATCAGTTACTATAGCTGATAACTGTAAATATAAAATCGAATTTGTAGGTACTGATGGTGCTATTAAATTATTAAAAGATTACGCTCCTTTATTAAAAGGTGAAATCATTGACTCATCTGTACTAAATGTAAATAAATTAAAAGCTTTCGTTTCTGAATGTAAAGAAGAAGCAAAAGCAAAAGGTATCTTATTCTCTACTCACTTAAAAGCGACTATGATGAAGGTGTCTGACCCTATCATCTTCGGTGCTGTAGTAGAAGTTTACTTCAAAGAAGTGTATGCTAAATATGCTACTTTATTTGCAGAATTAGGTATTATCCCAAATAATGGATTAGGTGATTTATACGCTAAATTAGCTGGACATGCACAAGAAGCTGAAGTAAAAGCTGCTATCGACGCTGCTATTGCTAATGGTCCTGCTATCGCAATGGTGAACTCTGATAAAGGTATCACTAACTTACATGTTCCTTCTGATGTTATTGTAGATGCTTCTATGCCAGCTATGATCCGTACTTCAGGACAAATGTGGAATGCTGAAGGAAAATCACAAGATACTTTAGCTATCATTCCAGACCGTTGCTACGCTGGTGTATACCAAACTGTAATCGAAGACTGTAAAGCTAATGGTGCTTATAACCCTACTACTATGGGATCTGTTCCTAACGTAGGTCTTATGGCTCAAAAAGCAGAAGAGTATGGTTCTCATGACAAAACATTCCAAGCTGATACAAATGGAGTAATCCGCGTATCTGATGATAAAGGAAATATCTTCTTTGAACAAAATGTAGAAGCTGGAGATATATTCAGAATGTGTCAAACTAAAGATGCTCCTATCCAAGACTGGGTTAAACTAGCTGTTAACCGTTCTCGTTTATCTGATACTCCTGCTATCTTCTGGTTAGATGAGAATAGAGCTCATGATAGAGAAATCATCGCTAAAGTAAATACATATTTAAAAGATCACGATACAACTGGATTAGACATCAGAATCTTAAACCCAGTAGAAGCTACTAAAGTATCTGTAGAAAGAATCCGTCAAGGTCTAGATACAATCTCTGTAACAGGAAATGTATTACGTGATTACTTAACAGATTTATTCCCAATCCTAGAAGTAGGTACTTCAGCTAAGATGTTATCTATCGTTCCATTAATGAATGGTGGTGGATTATTCGAAACAGGAGCAGGAGGTTCTGCACCTAAACATATCGAGCAATTCATCGAAGAAGGATATTTACGTTGGGATTCTTTAGGAGAGTTCTTAGCTCTAGGTGCTTCATTCGAACACTTAAGCCAAACTCAAAACAACCCTAAAGCGATGGTATTAGCTGAGACATTAGACGAAGCTACTGCTAAGTTCTTAGACAATGATAAATCACCTGCTCGTAGAGTTGGATCTATCGATAACCGTGGTTCACACTTCTACTTAGCAATGTATTGGGCTGAAGCATTAGCTAACCAAACTAAAGATGCTGAGTTACAAGCTAAATTTGCTCCTATTGCAAAAGCAATGACTGAAGCTGAAGCTAAAATCAATGAGGAGTTAATCGCTTCTCAAGGTAAAGCTCAAAACATCGGTGGGTATTACCAATCAAATGTAGCTGACACAGCTAAAGCTATGCGTCCAAGCGCTACTTTAAACCAAATTATTGACACTATCTAA
- a CDS encoding LytR/AlgR family response regulator transcription factor, translated as MGITYQCLIVDDEKPAHQVLLSHIKQCDDLECIGHAYSGKEALTFLQNTEVDILFLDINMPLVSGLELLQMLPTKPTTIVTTAYSDFALESYQNDAVDYLLKPISFSKFLKAVEKAKVFCKDRRETIRKSEAQKVLIKEDGFDYFIELSDIIYIESAGNYIKIFTKSRRKSYFVYGSLVGFKTELTGDNFVQVHRSFIINKECIKERFMTKVILVNGDEVPIGRKYQILLDQ; from the coding sequence ATGGGAATTACCTACCAATGTTTAATAGTTGATGATGAGAAGCCTGCACATCAGGTGCTTTTAAGTCATATTAAACAATGTGATGATTTAGAATGTATAGGGCATGCTTATAGTGGAAAAGAAGCTTTAACTTTTTTACAAAATACAGAAGTTGATATTTTGTTTTTAGATATCAATATGCCTTTAGTATCTGGTTTAGAGCTTTTACAAATGTTACCTACTAAGCCTACTACGATTGTTACTACAGCGTATTCAGATTTTGCTTTAGAATCTTATCAGAATGATGCAGTTGATTATTTACTAAAACCGATTTCTTTCAGTAAGTTTTTAAAAGCTGTAGAAAAAGCAAAGGTGTTTTGTAAAGATAGAAGAGAGACTATACGTAAGAGTGAAGCTCAGAAAGTATTGATAAAAGAAGATGGTTTTGATTATTTTATTGAACTATCAGATATTATTTACATTGAGAGTGCTGGTAATTATATCAAGATATTTACTAAAAGCAGACGCAAGAGCTATTTTGTATATGGGTCTTTAGTAGGGTTTAAAACTGAATTAACGGGAGATAACTTCGTTCAGGTACATCGTTCCTTTATTATAAATAAAGAGTGTATAAAAGAGCGATTTATGACTAAAGTTATTCTGGTGAATGGCGATGAAGTGCCAATAGGGCGTAAGTACCAGATTTTACTAGATCAATAA
- a CDS encoding sensor histidine kinase, whose product MKSLWKFYSNFWLRNASVIILLLSVFTFVASVDKSDRSLSEIWEELVPSFFIVYGCILISNILLIKRYMITKRYNIFLPLFTIYWIVVLIGTGLLNMFIDSFDSWLSEILNTIFLMFLGSGTYFIHLWVFNDITVREKRLVNTVAELDFLKMQLNPHFLLNAMNNLYGEALTNPSETPERILQLSHLLRYQLEATKREFVSLDQEIEFLKEYFNYYKFRTNDLVVDIKYEGEIEKFQVPPLLYFSLVENAIKFALQTEFPFIKLRGYARENHLLFELENSCLPDEMLQSGTGVGLLNLERRLEVSQLRYKFTKNKSKNYYKTTLELWELPTNV is encoded by the coding sequence ATGAAGTCACTATGGAAATTTTATTCTAATTTTTGGTTGAGGAATGCGTCAGTTATCATTCTACTTCTTAGTGTATTTACATTCGTCGCTTCTGTAGATAAGAGTGATCGCTCATTATCTGAGATTTGGGAAGAGTTAGTGCCTTCCTTCTTTATAGTATATGGCTGTATTTTAATTAGTAATATCTTACTGATTAAGCGTTATATGATTACTAAGCGATATAATATTTTCTTACCATTATTCACTATTTATTGGATTGTTGTTTTAATAGGTACAGGACTGTTGAATATGTTTATCGACAGTTTTGATTCTTGGTTAAGCGAAATACTAAATACTATTTTTTTAATGTTTTTAGGCTCTGGAACTTATTTTATTCACTTATGGGTATTCAATGATATTACAGTTCGTGAAAAACGTTTGGTAAATACTGTAGCTGAATTAGACTTCCTCAAGATGCAGTTAAATCCACACTTTCTTTTAAATGCAATGAATAATTTATATGGTGAGGCTTTAACTAATCCTAGTGAGACGCCAGAGCGCATTTTACAATTATCTCATTTATTGAGATATCAATTAGAAGCAACCAAAAGAGAGTTTGTTTCTTTAGATCAAGAAATAGAATTTTTAAAAGAATATTTTAATTACTATAAGTTTAGGACAAACGATTTAGTAGTTGATATTAAATACGAAGGTGAGATTGAGAAGTTTCAAGTACCTCCTCTTTTGTATTTTAGTTTAGTAGAAAACGCTATTAAATTCGCCTTACAGACAGAATTCCCTTTTATAAAGTTAAGGGGATATGCTAGAGAGAATCATTTGTTATTCGAATTAGAAAATAGTTGTTTACCTGACGAAATGTTACAAAGTGGAACAGGAGTAGGTCTTTTAAATCTTGAGCGAAGATTAGAAGTGTCTCAGTTGAGATATAAATTTACAAAGAACAAATCAAAAAATTATTATAAAACCACTTTAGAATTATGGGAATTACCTACCAATGTTTAA
- a CDS encoding TonB-dependent receptor codes for MINHKKFTNYLLGLSFYVSTIPLHVQHTMANVINEQVQTTLKGKVLDNNSPLIGATVYIKELDLATITNELGEFTISLPSGQYTVQVSYLGYTTHHSKIDTTKDNTLKIILKPDTAQLDEVVIVKNSTKADIRTPEMSVNKLSIEEVKKMPVVLGETDVLKSILQLPGVTNAGEGASGFNVRGGSAGQNLVLLDDANVFSSSHLFGFFSVFNSDALQDIKLYKGGIPARFGGRASSVLEVFQKNGNTEEFHGTGGIGVISSRLMAEGPMQKGKSSFLVAGRASYAHLFLKLTDNKNSAYFYDLNTKLNFDLNENNKLTLSGYFGRDVFSFSQLLKNTFGNSILNLQWHHLFSDNLSSKLTTSYSDYVYGLDMEITSFKWDSDIKSYSLKYDLTHDINSNLQLKYGISGLYYDFSPGVIKPTKPDSSIIYKKIDSKYAFEGGVYLEAEQSIGQHFNLNYGARFSTFTNLGKENINLYQNNQPVRYDSELGVYKMADIIGTESYSKGKSIQNYNNFEPRFGIAYIINDDQSIKASYNRMAQYLHLMSNTAAPTPLDIWTPSGKYIKPELVDQVALGYFRNFKEGKYSLETEVYYKKGDNRVDYIEGAQLIGNDALERVILTGESRAYGLELLVRKNLGRLTGWVSYTLAKSEQRTPGRTPDEPGINNGQWYRTAYDKTHDFSVTAMYQLNKKWDLSASFTLQSGRPTSYPEGRYDYLGQSVPNFGKRGAYSLPAYHHLDVSATYTPTKNTTRKWQSEWVFGIYNLYGRANAASISFREHKDHRGQNEAVKMSIFGMVPSVTYNFKF; via the coding sequence ATGATTAATCACAAAAAGTTTACCAATTATTTATTGGGACTGAGTTTCTATGTATCTACTATCCCCCTTCATGTACAACATACAATGGCTAATGTCATTAATGAACAAGTACAGACTACACTAAAAGGAAAGGTATTAGATAACAACTCTCCCCTTATAGGAGCTACTGTCTATATAAAAGAACTAGATCTAGCAACTATAACCAATGAACTAGGAGAATTCACAATCTCTCTTCCTTCTGGACAATATACCGTTCAGGTGTCTTATTTAGGTTATACTACTCACCATTCTAAGATAGACACAACTAAAGATAATACATTAAAGATTATCCTAAAACCTGACACTGCACAATTAGACGAAGTAGTCATAGTAAAGAACTCTACAAAAGCAGATATTAGAACACCTGAGATGAGTGTCAATAAATTATCTATAGAAGAAGTTAAGAAAATGCCTGTCGTACTAGGTGAAACAGATGTTTTAAAGTCTATCTTACAACTCCCTGGTGTAACAAATGCTGGAGAAGGAGCGTCAGGATTTAATGTGCGAGGTGGAAGTGCAGGACAGAACCTAGTACTTTTAGATGATGCAAATGTATTTAGCTCTTCTCACCTATTTGGTTTCTTCTCAGTATTTAATTCAGACGCACTTCAAGACATCAAGCTATACAAAGGAGGAATACCAGCTAGATTTGGAGGACGAGCTTCTTCTGTATTAGAAGTGTTCCAAAAAAACGGTAATACTGAGGAGTTTCATGGTACGGGAGGTATAGGAGTTATCTCTAGTAGATTAATGGCTGAAGGCCCTATGCAAAAAGGAAAATCTTCATTCCTTGTAGCAGGAAGAGCTTCGTATGCACATTTATTCCTAAAACTAACAGACAACAAAAACTCTGCTTATTTTTATGATTTAAACACTAAATTGAACTTTGATTTAAACGAAAACAATAAACTTACCTTATCAGGTTATTTCGGACGAGATGTATTTAGTTTTAGTCAGTTATTAAAGAACACCTTTGGTAACTCAATTTTAAATCTTCAATGGCATCATTTATTCTCAGATAACCTAAGTAGTAAACTTACCACTTCATACAGTGACTATGTATATGGCCTAGATATGGAAATAACTAGCTTTAAATGGGATTCTGATATTAAAAGTTACTCATTAAAATATGATCTAACTCATGATATCAATAGTAATCTTCAATTAAAATATGGAATAAGTGGGCTTTACTATGATTTTTCACCAGGAGTAATTAAGCCAACAAAACCAGACTCATCTATTATTTATAAAAAAATAGATTCTAAATACGCTTTTGAAGGAGGTGTATATTTAGAAGCAGAACAAAGTATTGGTCAGCATTTTAATTTAAACTATGGAGCTAGGTTCTCCACATTTACCAATCTAGGAAAAGAGAACATTAATCTATATCAAAACAATCAACCTGTAAGATACGATAGTGAACTAGGCGTTTACAAAATGGCAGATATCATAGGTACCGAATCTTATAGCAAAGGAAAGAGTATTCAAAACTACAATAATTTTGAACCACGATTTGGTATTGCCTACATTATTAATGATGATCAGTCTATTAAAGCTAGCTATAACAGAATGGCTCAGTATCTTCATTTAATGTCTAATACAGCTGCTCCTACTCCATTAGATATTTGGACACCTAGTGGTAAATATATCAAACCAGAACTCGTTGACCAAGTTGCATTAGGATACTTCAGAAACTTTAAAGAAGGGAAATATAGTTTAGAAACAGAGGTTTACTATAAAAAAGGAGATAACAGAGTAGATTATATAGAGGGAGCTCAACTAATAGGTAATGATGCTTTAGAACGCGTAATTCTGACTGGTGAATCTAGAGCATACGGATTAGAACTATTAGTACGCAAGAATCTAGGCAGACTTACAGGATGGGTATCCTACACCTTAGCAAAATCAGAGCAGAGAACACCTGGTAGAACACCAGATGAACCAGGAATAAATAATGGTCAATGGTACAGAACTGCTTATGATAAAACACATGACTTTTCTGTTACGGCTATGTACCAATTAAATAAGAAGTGGGATCTTAGCGCTAGCTTTACCTTACAATCAGGACGACCAACATCTTACCCTGAAGGAAGATATGACTATTTAGGTCAGAGTGTTCCTAATTTTGGGAAAAGAGGAGCTTATAGCCTACCTGCTTATCACCACCTAGATGTATCTGCAACTTATACTCCTACAAAAAACACAACTAGAAAGTGGCAAAGTGAATGGGTATTTGGTATATACAATCTTTATGGAAGAGCTAATGCGGCTTCTATATCATTCCGTGAACACAAAGATCACAGAGGACAGAATGAAGCTGTTAAAATGTCTATTTTCGGAATGGTTCCAAGTGTGACCTATAACTTTAAATTCTAA
- a CDS encoding DUF4249 domain-containing protein: protein MNILKYISILSILLYLTSCEHVIDIDLPTAPPRLVVEGNLDFDAENKQDTISINLSLTTDFYNPQAPKVHNATVWVEDGNGNKHPFKELNNTGRYISTSIKKDFVKNKYKLHIEYDNDIYEATESLVETPKIERLEQRREKFFNDYYYTIRIYFQDTDKGDNKLNYYYTNLLWENKRPALSVRSNEFSKGQLIEDISTDKDYKPGDKIQIDLHQISRNYYDYMWLINDALNNGGGPFQTPISKIKGNVKNLTTPDKEALGYFRVTEKQSIYHTIFEQPKP from the coding sequence ATGAATATTCTCAAATATATAAGTATACTCTCTATTCTATTATACCTAACTTCTTGTGAGCACGTAATAGATATAGACTTACCAACAGCACCTCCGAGATTAGTTGTTGAAGGTAATCTCGATTTTGATGCCGAAAATAAACAAGATACTATAAGCATCAATCTCTCTTTGACTACAGATTTTTATAATCCCCAAGCACCTAAAGTCCATAATGCAACAGTATGGGTAGAAGATGGTAATGGGAATAAACACCCGTTTAAAGAACTTAATAATACTGGGAGATATATCTCTACCTCTATTAAAAAAGACTTTGTGAAAAATAAATATAAATTACATATAGAATATGACAATGATATTTATGAAGCAACAGAAAGTTTAGTTGAAACTCCAAAAATAGAAAGGTTAGAACAAAGAAGAGAAAAATTCTTTAATGATTACTATTATACAATTAGAATATACTTTCAAGATACTGATAAAGGGGATAACAAACTAAACTATTATTACACTAATTTACTTTGGGAAAATAAAAGACCTGCCTTAAGTGTTCGTTCTAACGAGTTTTCTAAAGGCCAACTAATAGAAGACATTTCTACAGATAAAGACTATAAGCCTGGTGACAAAATACAAATAGACCTACATCAGATCTCTAGAAACTATTATGATTATATGTGGCTTATAAATGATGCGCTAAACAATGGAGGAGGTCCTTTTCAGACACCTATTTCTAAAATAAAAGGAAATGTCAAAAACCTTACTACACCTGATAAAGAAGCACTAGGGTACTTTAGAGTAACTGAGAAGCAATCTATATATCATACGATATTTGAACAACCTAAACCATAA
- the recN gene encoding DNA repair protein RecN: MLISLTIKNFALIDTLEIDFSNGFSIITGETGAGKSIVLGALGLLQGKRADLSSLKDKEVKCVIEGHFSIGKYGLKDLFSVLELEYEDITIIRREISPSGKSRAFVNDSPVNLSDLQRLTENLIDIHSQHQTMELSDENYQMQIVDAVANNSVILEEYKGHLVLYKKAQTQLKSLQQQQADLIKEQDYNAFLLEELMQGNLDGLNQQELEQEYEKLNNVEFVRESFGQSINLLTDDEVGAVYRLKEVKQLLQKTSTISKDYEELYTRISSVEIELKDLSDEIERQLDNVSVDPEQLDLINDRLQLLYNLQRKHQVATVEELLAIRSELEEKVDLASGIDDKISSLEREIDKLSVVLHEVGDKLSESRIKAVPVLVKQLLEILSLVGIPNANFKFDFTVSKNFLANGKDELQLLFSANKGMDFGVLKKVASGGELSRIMLAIKAILARYSNLPTIIFDEIDTGVSGEVADKMGVIMKDMSNHMQVFAITHLPQIAAKGKQHYKVYKTSDDETTTSQLTLLDYESRVKEIAQMLSGKDISDSALVHAKELLSK, translated from the coding sequence ATGCTTATATCATTAACAATCAAAAATTTTGCACTTATAGATACCTTAGAAATAGATTTTTCTAATGGTTTTTCTATTATTACTGGAGAGACTGGAGCTGGTAAATCTATTGTGTTAGGTGCATTAGGCTTATTACAAGGAAAACGTGCAGATCTATCTTCTCTAAAAGATAAAGAAGTAAAGTGTGTTATAGAAGGTCACTTTAGTATTGGTAAATACGGATTGAAAGACTTATTTAGTGTATTAGAACTAGAGTACGAAGATATAACTATCATAAGAAGAGAAATATCACCTTCTGGTAAATCTAGAGCCTTTGTAAATGATAGTCCTGTTAACTTATCTGATTTACAACGATTAACTGAAAATTTGATAGATATACATTCTCAACATCAGACTATGGAGTTGTCTGATGAAAATTACCAAATGCAAATTGTTGATGCAGTCGCAAATAATAGTGTTATTTTAGAGGAGTATAAAGGACATTTAGTATTATATAAGAAAGCTCAAACTCAACTAAAAAGCCTACAACAACAGCAGGCGGATTTAATTAAAGAACAAGATTATAATGCCTTTCTTTTAGAGGAATTAATGCAAGGAAATCTTGATGGATTAAATCAGCAAGAGTTAGAACAAGAGTACGAAAAACTGAATAATGTTGAGTTTGTAAGAGAAAGCTTTGGACAATCAATTAATCTTTTGACAGATGATGAAGTAGGAGCGGTTTATAGATTAAAAGAGGTAAAGCAATTATTACAGAAAACGAGTACTATTTCTAAAGATTATGAAGAGTTATATACTCGTATTAGTAGTGTAGAAATAGAGTTAAAAGATCTGTCTGATGAAATAGAACGTCAACTAGATAATGTGTCTGTTGATCCGGAACAATTAGATTTAATTAATGATCGCTTACAATTACTATATAATTTACAGAGAAAACATCAAGTAGCTACTGTTGAAGAATTATTAGCTATTAGAAGTGAACTGGAAGAGAAAGTAGATCTAGCTAGTGGAATAGACGATAAAATAAGCTCATTAGAAAGAGAAATTGATAAACTGAGTGTTGTTTTACATGAAGTAGGAGATAAGCTCTCAGAATCGAGAATAAAGGCTGTTCCTGTTTTAGTAAAACAACTATTAGAGATATTGTCATTAGTAGGAATACCTAATGCCAACTTTAAGTTTGACTTCACTGTATCCAAGAACTTTTTAGCTAATGGGAAAGATGAGTTACAATTGTTATTCTCAGCTAATAAAGGAATGGACTTCGGTGTGCTAAAGAAAGTTGCTTCAGGAGGAGAATTGTCTAGAATTATGTTAGCGATAAAAGCAATATTAGCTAGGTATTCTAATTTGCCTACTATCATTTTTGATGAGATAGATACTGGGGTTTCTGGAGAAGTAGCTGATAAGATGGGGGTGATTATGAAAGATATGAGTAATCATATGCAGGTGTTTGCCATTACTCATTTACCTCAAATAGCGGCAAAAGGGAAGCAACATTATAAAGTATACAAAACATCTGATGACGAAACGACTACTTCACAATTGACATTATTAGACTATGAGAGTAGAGTGAAAGAGATAGCACAGATGTTATCAGGAAAAGATATTAGTGATTCTGCTTTAGTTCATGCTAAAGAGTTATTATCAAAATAG
- a CDS encoding DUF4835 family protein gives MNKLIWLFGSFFIVLSSYAQELNATVTVNHSQVGNSNQAYFKSLEKSLKDFINNTSWTSKKFSPVEKIDCMFFLNVTTYGNNTVSGTLQIKSSRPVYGSGYSTQVLLFNDKDIVFNYIEFESLYYNPNSYDSNLTSLIGFYANLIIGLDAETFSKGGGSSYLQTANGIASIAQQGNYRGWKQGDGSNTRYSFISDLTSGVGDAYRDALYKYHRLGLDRMSDNVADGRDGILQALTALESFNSTRPNSFLTRVFFDSKTDELIGIYGGVTDKNKKRVVELLNKLAPLNGLKWNSL, from the coding sequence ATGAATAAACTTATTTGGCTTTTTGGTTCGTTTTTTATAGTTCTAAGTAGTTATGCTCAAGAGCTTAATGCAACAGTAACAGTAAACCATAGCCAAGTAGGAAATAGTAATCAAGCTTACTTTAAGTCTCTAGAGAAATCACTTAAAGACTTTATAAACAATACAAGTTGGACATCTAAAAAGTTTTCTCCAGTGGAGAAGATAGATTGTATGTTTTTTTTGAATGTAACTACTTACGGTAATAATACGGTATCAGGTACACTTCAGATAAAATCATCTAGACCTGTGTATGGATCAGGATATTCTACTCAGGTTTTGTTGTTTAATGATAAGGATATTGTTTTTAATTATATTGAGTTTGAATCTCTTTATTACAATCCCAATTCATACGATTCGAATTTGACTTCTTTGATTGGTTTTTACGCTAATTTAATTATTGGATTAGACGCAGAGACGTTTAGCAAAGGTGGTGGAAGTAGTTATTTGCAAACAGCAAATGGTATAGCGTCTATTGCTCAGCAAGGAAATTATAGAGGATGGAAGCAAGGGGATGGTAGCAACACTAGATATTCTTTTATTAGTGATCTTACATCAGGTGTAGGGGATGCTTATAGAGATGCTTTATATAAATATCACCGTTTAGGGTTAGATCGAATGAGCGATAATGTTGCGGATGGAAGAGATGGTATTCTACAAGCGTTAACGGCTTTAGAAAGTTTTAATTCTACTCGACCAAATTCTTTTCTTACACGTGTTTTCTTTGATTCTAAAACGGATGAGTTGATAGGAATATATGGTGGAGTGACAGATAAAAATAAGAAACGTGTAGTGGAATTATTGAATAAATTAGCTCCATTAAATGGATTAAAATGGAATAGTCTTTAG